In the genome of Corallococcus exiguus, one region contains:
- a CDS encoding SlyX family protein — translation MEDKRLVELEIRYTQQQELLQELSDVLYQQGRVIDALRVELDQLKRKLDAEPGLVDARQQERPPHY, via the coding sequence ATGGAAGACAAGCGCCTGGTCGAGCTGGAAATCCGCTACACGCAGCAGCAGGAGCTGCTGCAGGAGCTGAGCGACGTGCTCTACCAGCAGGGGCGCGTCATCGACGCGCTTCGAGTGGAGCTGGACCAGCTCAAGCGCAAGCTGGACGCCGAGCCGGGCCTGGTGGACGCCCGCCAACAGGAGCGGCCACCGCACTACTGA